Proteins from a genomic interval of Diaminobutyricimonas aerilata:
- a CDS encoding MFS transporter, producing the protein MSHPSLFAHRDFRLLLLGQTTSQLGTQVSSVAIPLLAVLTLHASSLEVGIINASSTIAFALIGLQAGAWLDRMHRRGILIASDLARAILLATIPIAAWFGVLTILQLVIVSLLVGVARVFFDVGYQSYIPSVVGKDRVLAGNSSMEFVRASGQVAGPGLGGVLVGLLGAANVVLVQAVTFALSAWTLVAIRTREEAIPVPERRPSMRSQIVEGLRFVVHNRILRATAIASAAINFSFAIASAVNVIFMSRILNLPAAGIGLVIAVGSVTVMAGAALTPRFARWVGSARIVWVSLAVTAPLSVLGAFAQPGWGVLLLVAGIAAGEFGQIVYSITNVSLRQQLCPDELLGRVNATMRVLIMFLFPLGAIVGGVLGELIGARETVLLSGVLLVLCPVVLFLALRGVRDVEDVPAWERPAA; encoded by the coding sequence ATGTCGCACCCTTCCCTTTTCGCGCACCGCGACTTCCGGCTGCTGCTGCTCGGTCAGACCACCAGCCAGCTCGGCACCCAGGTCAGCTCGGTCGCCATCCCGCTGCTCGCGGTGCTCACCCTGCACGCCTCGTCGCTCGAGGTCGGCATCATCAACGCGTCGTCGACGATCGCCTTCGCGCTCATCGGACTGCAGGCGGGCGCCTGGCTCGACCGGATGCACCGCCGCGGCATCCTCATCGCGAGCGATCTCGCGCGCGCGATCCTGCTCGCCACCATCCCCATCGCCGCGTGGTTCGGGGTGCTGACGATCCTGCAGCTCGTGATCGTCTCGCTGCTCGTCGGCGTCGCCCGCGTGTTCTTCGACGTCGGCTACCAGAGTTACATCCCCTCGGTCGTCGGCAAGGACCGCGTGCTCGCCGGGAACTCCTCGATGGAGTTCGTGCGGGCATCCGGTCAGGTGGCCGGTCCGGGGCTCGGTGGTGTGCTCGTCGGGCTGCTCGGCGCCGCGAACGTCGTGCTCGTGCAGGCGGTCACCTTCGCGCTCTCGGCCTGGACCCTCGTCGCGATCCGCACCCGTGAGGAGGCGATCCCGGTGCCGGAGCGCCGTCCCTCGATGCGGTCGCAGATCGTGGAGGGGCTGCGTTTCGTCGTCCACAACCGCATCCTGCGGGCGACGGCCATCGCGAGCGCGGCTATCAACTTCTCATTCGCGATCGCCTCGGCCGTGAACGTGATCTTCATGTCGCGCATCCTCAACCTGCCGGCCGCCGGCATCGGGCTCGTCATCGCCGTCGGCTCGGTCACGGTGATGGCCGGCGCGGCGCTGACCCCGAGGTTCGCGCGGTGGGTGGGGTCGGCGCGCATCGTGTGGGTGTCGCTCGCGGTGACGGCCCCGCTGAGCGTGCTCGGCGCGTTCGCCCAGCCCGGATGGGGTGTGCTGCTGCTCGTCGCCGGGATCGCCGCCGGCGAGTTCGGGCAGATCGTCTACTCGATCACGAACGTCAGTCTCCGTCAGCAGCTCTGCCCGGACGAACTGCTGGGCCGGGTGAACGCCACCATGCGGGTGCTCATCATGTTCCTGTTCCCGCTCGGCGCGATCGTCGGCGGCGTGCTCGGCGAGCTCATCGGCGCGCGCGAGACGGTGCTGCTCTCCGGCGTGCTGCTCGTGCTGTGCCCGGTCGTGCTGTTCCTCGCCCTCCGCGGGGTGCGCGACGTCGAGGACGTGCCCGCCTGGGAGCGCCCGGCCGCGTGA
- a CDS encoding zinc-dependent alcohol dehydrogenase family protein: protein MRATVIHAARDVRLETVPDPVLSTGADAIVRVVAACVCGSDLWPYRGVTPTEEPHRIGHEFVGVVEEVGPDVQRIRVGDFVIAPFYVCDMTCANCRNGVSTSCLHGGWWGEDDRFGGFADGGQGERVRVPLADGTLVATPSMPAPELVPHLLTLSDVMGTGHHAAVAAEVGPGSTVVVVGDGAVGLCAVLAAKRLGAERVVAMSRNPERQALAREFGADEVVAERGEEGIARIHELFDGIGPDCVLECVGTAESMDQALRSARPGGRVGFVGVPNGGAELPIRRMFQTNVSVRGGVAPVRNYVEELLPEVWDGSLQPGRVFDLELPLDDIAEAYAAMDERRAIKVLVRP from the coding sequence ATGCGTGCCACCGTCATCCACGCCGCCCGCGACGTGCGCCTCGAAACCGTTCCCGACCCCGTGCTCTCCACCGGAGCCGACGCCATCGTGCGCGTCGTCGCCGCGTGCGTGTGCGGTTCCGACCTGTGGCCCTACCGGGGTGTCACGCCCACGGAGGAGCCGCACCGCATCGGCCACGAGTTCGTCGGTGTCGTCGAGGAGGTCGGGCCCGACGTGCAGCGCATTCGGGTCGGCGACTTCGTCATCGCCCCGTTCTACGTGTGCGACATGACGTGCGCCAATTGCCGCAACGGTGTCAGCACCTCCTGCCTGCACGGCGGCTGGTGGGGCGAAGACGACCGGTTCGGCGGATTCGCGGACGGCGGTCAGGGCGAGCGGGTGCGTGTTCCGCTCGCCGACGGCACCCTCGTCGCCACCCCGTCGATGCCGGCGCCGGAGCTCGTGCCGCACCTGCTCACGCTCTCGGATGTGATGGGCACCGGACACCACGCCGCGGTCGCGGCCGAGGTCGGCCCCGGCAGCACTGTCGTCGTGGTGGGCGACGGCGCCGTCGGGCTGTGCGCCGTGCTCGCCGCCAAGCGACTCGGCGCGGAGCGCGTCGTCGCCATGTCGCGCAACCCCGAGCGTCAGGCGCTCGCCCGCGAGTTCGGTGCGGATGAGGTGGTCGCCGAGCGCGGAGAGGAGGGCATCGCGCGCATCCACGAGCTCTTCGACGGCATCGGCCCGGACTGCGTGCTCGAGTGCGTCGGCACCGCGGAGTCGATGGACCAGGCCCTGCGCTCCGCGCGCCCCGGCGGCCGCGTCGGCTTCGTCGGCGTGCCGAACGGCGGAGCCGAGCTGCCGATCCGGCGCATGTTCCAGACGAACGTGAGCGTGCGCGGTGGTGTCGCGCCGGTGCGCAACTATGTCGAGGAGCTGCTGCCCGAGGTGTGGGACGGCTCGCTGCAGCCGGGCCGCGTGTTCGACCTCGAGCTGCCGCTCGACGACATCGCCGAGGCGTACGCCGCCATGGACGAGCGTCGCGCCATCAAGGTGCTCGTGCGCCCCTGA
- a CDS encoding type 1 glutamine amidotransferase domain-containing protein, with translation MADVLMVVTGADRITLTDGTAHPTGFWAEELVELHRGLTAAGHRVDIATPGGRRPAVDPGSLDDTTTEGAALREYLDSIDAALGTPLDLSGIGDGDYDAIVLPGGHGPMADLATDEHLGRLLVDAVDRNAVVGVLCHGPAGLLSAVRSDGAFALAGRHLAVFTDEEERIGGLGERTPYLVESRLRELGVDVQSGAPWSSTVVADGSLISGQNPQSSVATAERIVQELARR, from the coding sequence ATGGCTGACGTACTCATGGTCGTGACCGGCGCGGACCGGATCACGCTGACCGACGGGACCGCTCACCCGACCGGCTTCTGGGCCGAAGAGCTCGTCGAACTGCACCGCGGACTCACCGCGGCCGGTCACCGGGTCGACATCGCGACACCCGGCGGTCGACGCCCCGCGGTGGACCCCGGGAGCCTGGACGACACGACCACCGAGGGCGCCGCCCTGCGGGAGTACCTCGACTCGATCGACGCCGCGCTCGGCACCCCGCTCGACTTGAGCGGCATCGGGGACGGCGACTACGACGCGATCGTGCTCCCCGGCGGTCACGGGCCGATGGCCGACCTCGCCACCGACGAGCACCTCGGACGCCTTCTGGTCGATGCGGTCGACCGGAACGCGGTCGTCGGGGTGCTCTGCCACGGACCGGCCGGGCTCCTCAGCGCCGTGCGATCCGACGGCGCGTTCGCGCTCGCGGGACGTCACCTCGCCGTGTTCACCGACGAGGAGGAGCGGATCGGCGGGCTCGGGGAGCGGACCCCGTACCTCGTCGAGTCGCGCCTGCGTGAGCTCGGCGTCGACGTGCAGTCCGGCGCGCCGTGGAGCAGCACCGTCGTCGCCGACGGCAGCCTCATCAGCGGGCAGAACCCGCAGTCGAGCGTCGCGACCGCGGAGCGGATCGTGCAGGAGCTCGCCCGGCGCTGA